A single genomic interval of Nonomuraea rubra harbors:
- a CDS encoding TetR/AcrR family transcriptional regulator: MTSAPLGLQGAYLMGERAGHDELRSHLLDVAVNLLRTDGPDSLTMRRIAAEAGCTTTVIYTMFGNREGLAEALYLEGFERFRRFLEAVPQRRDPLEQLNALGPAYRQACLSEPGYYSLMFERAIPGFEPSERARTLARAALNILDRVIADCISAGYLIPTQPRKIADALWAAAQGAISLERAGHLRDGRTFEAVTTAIICCYLVEKPE, encoded by the coding sequence ATGACCTCGGCGCCTCTGGGGCTACAGGGCGCCTACCTCATGGGTGAGCGCGCCGGCCATGACGAGCTGCGCTCCCACCTCCTCGACGTCGCGGTGAACCTGCTGCGGACCGACGGGCCCGACAGCCTCACCATGCGCCGCATCGCCGCCGAGGCAGGCTGCACGACGACCGTGATCTACACGATGTTCGGCAACCGGGAGGGCCTGGCGGAGGCGCTCTACCTGGAGGGATTCGAGCGCTTCAGGCGTTTCCTGGAGGCGGTGCCGCAGCGCCGCGACCCGCTGGAGCAGCTCAACGCGCTCGGCCCCGCGTACCGGCAGGCGTGCCTGTCGGAGCCCGGCTACTACAGCCTGATGTTCGAGCGGGCGATCCCCGGCTTCGAGCCCAGCGAGCGCGCCAGGACCCTGGCCCGCGCGGCGCTGAACATCCTCGACCGCGTCATCGCCGACTGCATCTCGGCCGGCTACCTGATCCCCACCCAGCCTCGCAAGATCGCCGACGCGCTGTGGGCGGCCGCGCAGGGGGCGATCTCCCTGGAGCGGGCCGGGCACCTGCGCGACGGGCGCACGTTCGAGGCGGTGACCACGGCGATCATCTGCTGCTACCTCGTGGAGAAGCCGGAGTAG
- a CDS encoding trypsin-like serine peptidase: MLTVTLAPIGTADAQALRPKPAQRAAADTAAERRQVLTYWTESRMESAQPLNAPAPKAETAGEPERGAPFAREPQAARTPGEAWTGGGAVARTTGRIFFTTQAGRNSSCSGTAVTSANKSVVLTAGHCVKMSGAFHTNWVFVPGYDRGSRPFGTWAATRLLTTPQWNAREDINFDVAAAVVAPLDGRTLVDAVGGQGVAFNQPRRRQMYAFGYPALAPYDGSKLIYCSGRAFDDFVGTDDLGLTCNMTGGSSGGPWLLNFAEQTGLGTLNSVNSFKYSFAPNWMLGPYFGNEAQAVYQSAQTASAL; encoded by the coding sequence ATGCTCACCGTCACCTTGGCCCCCATCGGCACGGCCGACGCCCAGGCGCTTCGCCCCAAGCCCGCCCAGCGTGCCGCCGCCGACACGGCCGCCGAGCGGCGGCAGGTGCTGACGTACTGGACCGAGAGCCGCATGGAGTCCGCCCAGCCCCTGAACGCCCCGGCCCCGAAGGCGGAGACGGCGGGTGAGCCGGAGCGGGGCGCCCCGTTCGCCCGTGAGCCGCAGGCGGCCAGGACGCCGGGTGAGGCGTGGACCGGCGGCGGCGCGGTGGCGCGCACGACCGGCCGGATCTTCTTCACCACCCAGGCCGGCCGCAACTCCTCCTGCTCCGGCACCGCCGTGACCAGCGCCAACAAGAGCGTGGTGCTGACCGCCGGCCACTGCGTGAAGATGAGCGGCGCCTTCCACACGAACTGGGTGTTCGTGCCCGGCTACGACAGGGGCAGCCGCCCGTTCGGCACCTGGGCCGCGACCCGGTTGCTGACCACGCCCCAGTGGAACGCCAGGGAGGACATCAACTTCGACGTCGCCGCCGCCGTGGTCGCGCCGCTCGACGGCAGGACCCTGGTGGACGCCGTCGGCGGCCAGGGCGTGGCGTTCAACCAGCCCAGACGCCGGCAGATGTACGCCTTCGGCTACCCCGCGCTCGCCCCCTACGACGGCTCGAAGCTGATCTACTGCAGCGGCAGGGCGTTCGACGACTTCGTCGGGACCGACGACCTCGGCCTGACCTGCAACATGACGGGCGGATCGAGCGGCGGCCCGTGGCTGCTGAATTTCGCCGAGCAGACCGGGCTCGGCACCCTGAATTCGGTGAACAGCTTCAAATACAGCTTCGCCCCCAACTGGATGCTCGGCCCCTATTTCGGGAACGAGGCGCAGGCCGTCTACCAATCAGCCCAAACGGCCAGCGCACTCTGA
- a CDS encoding CoA-acylating methylmalonate-semialdehyde dehydrogenase: MKSVKHWINGALADGDAARTAELFNPATGAVSGSVALASAADVDAAVAAAAAAYPAWRDASLTKRAGVLFRFRELMYAHRDELAALISAEHGKVHSDALGEVARGLEVVEFACGIPHLLKGGYSEGVSTRVDSYSIRQPLGVVAGITPFNFPAMVPMWMYPVAIACGNTFVLKPSERDPSASLLMARLWQEAGLPDGVFNVVQGDKVSVDRLLEHPDVRAVSFVGSTPIAKYVYETGTAHGKRVQALGGAKNHMLVLPDADLDLVADSAVSAGFGSAGERCMAISVVLAVDPIGDELVEKIVERVGRLTVGPGDDPGSEMGPLVTGPHRDKVASYLDLGVEEGAKLVVDGRETPVLGGGRAADTPGFWLGPTVLDHVPAGSRTHTEEIFGPVLSIVRVGSYEEGLGVINGGMYGNGTAIFTNDGGAARRFQNEVEVGMVGINVPIPVPMAFYSFGGWKSSLFGDTHVHGTEGVHFYTRGKVVTSRWLDPSHGGVNLGFPTNG; this comes from the coding sequence GTGAAGTCCGTGAAGCACTGGATCAACGGAGCCCTCGCGGACGGCGACGCCGCCCGTACCGCGGAGCTCTTCAACCCCGCCACCGGCGCGGTGAGCGGCAGCGTCGCGCTGGCCTCCGCCGCCGACGTGGACGCCGCCGTGGCGGCGGCCGCCGCGGCCTACCCGGCCTGGCGGGACGCGTCGCTGACCAAGCGGGCCGGCGTGCTGTTCCGCTTCCGCGAGCTCATGTACGCCCACCGCGACGAGCTGGCCGCGCTGATCTCCGCCGAGCACGGCAAGGTGCACTCCGACGCGCTCGGCGAGGTGGCCCGCGGGCTGGAGGTCGTGGAGTTCGCCTGCGGCATCCCGCACCTGCTCAAGGGCGGTTACTCCGAAGGCGTCTCGACCCGCGTCGACTCCTACTCGATCAGGCAGCCGCTGGGCGTGGTCGCCGGGATCACGCCGTTCAACTTCCCGGCGATGGTGCCGATGTGGATGTACCCGGTGGCGATCGCGTGCGGGAACACGTTCGTGCTCAAGCCGTCGGAGCGGGACCCGTCGGCCTCGCTGCTCATGGCGCGGCTCTGGCAGGAGGCCGGGCTGCCCGACGGCGTGTTCAACGTCGTGCAGGGCGACAAGGTGAGCGTGGACCGGCTGCTGGAGCACCCCGACGTGCGCGCCGTGTCGTTCGTCGGCTCCACCCCCATCGCGAAGTACGTCTACGAGACCGGCACCGCGCACGGCAAGCGGGTCCAGGCGCTCGGCGGCGCCAAGAACCACATGCTGGTGCTGCCCGACGCCGATCTGGACCTGGTGGCCGACTCGGCCGTGTCGGCCGGGTTCGGCTCGGCGGGCGAGCGGTGCATGGCGATCTCCGTCGTGCTGGCCGTGGACCCGATCGGCGACGAGCTCGTCGAGAAGATCGTCGAGCGGGTCGGCCGGCTGACCGTCGGCCCCGGCGACGACCCCGGCTCCGAGATGGGGCCGCTGGTCACCGGTCCGCACCGCGACAAGGTGGCCTCCTACCTGGACCTGGGAGTCGAGGAGGGCGCCAAGCTGGTCGTGGACGGCCGCGAGACGCCCGTCCTGGGCGGCGGCAGGGCCGCGGACACGCCCGGCTTCTGGCTCGGCCCGACGGTGCTCGACCACGTGCCCGCCGGCTCCCGTACGCACACCGAGGAGATCTTCGGCCCCGTGCTGTCGATCGTCCGGGTCGGCTCGTACGAGGAGGGCCTGGGGGTGATCAACGGCGGCATGTACGGCAACGGCACCGCCATCTTCACCAACGACGGCGGCGCGGCCCGGCGCTTCCAGAACGAGGTCGAGGTCGGCATGGTGGGCATCAACGTGCCGATCCCGGTGCCGATGGCCTTCTACAGCTTCGGCGGCTGGAAGTCCTCCCTGTTCGGCGACACGCACGTGCACGGCACCGAGGGCGTGCACTTCTACACCCGCGGCAAGGTCGTCACCTCCCGCTGGCTGGACCCCTCGCACGGCGGCGTGAACCTGGGCTTCCCGACGAACGGGTAA
- a CDS encoding extracellular solute-binding protein, giving the protein MNRRRTYALALAAAVLATGTAAAADPAPSTTATTRPSAKATPNPTPTPTPTATQSDGTLQILTYRGYAEYGGVSPKVNWVGNFEKETGCRIARLDTVQTAEEMADRVTQRPYDVITAGPVLAADLIAAKQVQPIDPAKVSDYEDLAEDFREMTTVSGKAYGVPYLWAYHEFVYDSARVRGGGLEQLFSSDRAALKDTPLTIAEAALAEGSAKEPYELSEAELGEAMALLERNKDRTYWRNPVDLVRGFATGSLDYAQVTPYYRLLLQQAGLAVKPVSTPRTTGWVDSWMLGANVPDTACAYRWLNWVTAAGAQRDAAAWAGMAPANSKACKGRAKAMCEAYGVGDAKRLGRVVFATRPPGDCRAEDGECTDYRVWADRWSELLK; this is encoded by the coding sequence GTGAATCGTCGGCGCACGTACGCACTGGCGCTCGCCGCGGCGGTGCTGGCCACCGGCACGGCCGCGGCGGCGGACCCGGCGCCGTCGACGACCGCGACGACCAGGCCCTCCGCCAAGGCCACCCCCAATCCCACGCCCACCCCCACGCCGACGGCGACGCAGAGCGACGGCACGCTGCAGATCCTCACCTACCGGGGCTACGCCGAGTACGGCGGCGTCAGCCCCAAGGTCAACTGGGTGGGCAACTTCGAGAAGGAGACGGGCTGCCGCATCGCCCGGCTCGACACCGTGCAGACCGCCGAGGAGATGGCCGACAGGGTCACCCAGCGGCCGTACGACGTGATCACCGCCGGGCCCGTGCTGGCCGCCGACCTGATCGCGGCCAAGCAGGTGCAGCCCATCGACCCGGCCAAGGTCAGCGACTACGAGGACCTCGCCGAGGACTTCCGCGAGATGACCACGGTGTCGGGCAAGGCGTACGGGGTGCCGTACCTGTGGGCCTACCACGAGTTCGTCTACGACTCGGCCAGGGTCAGGGGCGGGGGGCTGGAGCAGCTGTTCTCCTCCGACCGGGCGGCGCTCAAGGACACCCCGCTGACGATCGCCGAGGCGGCGCTGGCCGAGGGGTCGGCCAAGGAGCCGTACGAGCTGAGCGAGGCCGAGCTCGGCGAGGCGATGGCGCTGCTGGAGCGCAACAAGGACCGCACCTACTGGCGGAACCCGGTCGACCTGGTCAGGGGCTTCGCCACCGGGTCGCTCGACTACGCGCAGGTCACCCCGTACTACCGGCTGCTCCTGCAGCAGGCCGGCCTGGCGGTCAAGCCCGTCTCGACGCCGAGAACGACCGGCTGGGTCGACTCGTGGATGCTGGGCGCGAACGTGCCCGACACCGCCTGCGCCTACCGGTGGCTCAACTGGGTGACGGCGGCCGGCGCGCAGCGCGACGCGGCGGCGTGGGCGGGCATGGCGCCGGCCAACTCCAAGGCGTGCAAGGGGCGGGCCAAGGCGATGTGCGAGGCGTACGGGGTGGGTGACGCCAAGCGGCTCGGCCGGGTGGTGTTCGCGACGCGGCCGCCCGGGGATTGCCGGGCAGAGGACGGGGAATGCACTGACTATCGTGTCTGGGCCGATCGGTGGAGCGAGCTCCTGAAGTGA
- a CDS encoding PucR family transcriptional regulator: protein MPPSLQTVVRRMNLRPVAGTGRPGVLDAAVRWVAVSELADPTPYLEGGELLLTTGMRMEGDLTGYVARLVRRGVAGLGFGVGVSHEEVPPALASAAESAGLPLLEVPRETPFIAVGKAVSELLAAEQYEEISRAFAAQGRLTRAALRPEGMHAVIDRLAREVGGWAALLDESGEVRHATRGAGLGVVTAELARRRGQPVETAGGGAQVGAARAGGGERMPASLALSGPGEHVVVQPLGGGARPRGFFAVGAPHAFTPVTHTVINAAGSLLTLAMEQGRTQLAAERRLRTAVLELLLAGEGERARAVLGALGGRLPEPPLVVLAAGAEALEALEARAFAALLSTGPGVADAGSGGLANPAGSGGLAGHTGATDPRTVIAIVAESVAEEVALGAEAPVGCSQPCDAAGLRNALDQAGRALEAARGRDGAGDAGRVVRFAELAGQGLLGLLDPAAAQAFSAAVLAPLTAYGSRADLVESLRAYLDSNGHWDAAAQRLGVHRHTLRYRMRRVAELLGRDLDEPGTRAELWLALEAARRGATPASPRGSSR, encoded by the coding sequence ATGCCGCCTTCGCTGCAGACCGTCGTGCGCCGCATGAACCTCCGGCCGGTCGCCGGGACCGGGCGGCCAGGGGTGCTGGACGCCGCCGTGCGCTGGGTCGCGGTCAGCGAGCTCGCCGATCCGACACCGTACCTCGAAGGCGGGGAGCTGCTGCTCACCACCGGCATGCGGATGGAAGGCGACCTGACAGGGTACGTGGCGCGCCTGGTGCGCCGGGGTGTCGCCGGGCTCGGATTCGGCGTCGGTGTCTCGCACGAGGAGGTGCCGCCCGCCCTCGCCTCGGCCGCGGAGTCCGCCGGGCTGCCGCTGCTGGAGGTGCCGCGCGAGACCCCGTTCATCGCGGTCGGCAAGGCGGTCAGCGAGCTGCTGGCGGCCGAGCAGTACGAGGAGATCAGCCGCGCCTTCGCCGCCCAGGGCCGGCTGACGCGGGCGGCGCTGCGGCCGGAGGGCATGCACGCCGTCATCGACCGGCTGGCCAGGGAAGTCGGCGGCTGGGCCGCCCTGCTGGACGAGTCCGGCGAGGTCCGCCACGCCACCCGCGGCGCCGGCCTCGGCGTGGTCACGGCCGAGCTCGCCCGGCGCCGCGGCCAGCCCGTGGAGACCGCGGGCGGCGGGGCGCAGGTGGGTGCGGCGCGGGCCGGTGGTGGTGAGCGGATGCCTGCCAGTCTGGCGTTGTCCGGGCCTGGCGAGCACGTCGTCGTGCAGCCGCTCGGTGGCGGGGCGCGGCCGCGCGGGTTCTTCGCCGTCGGCGCGCCGCACGCCTTCACCCCCGTCACCCACACGGTGATCAACGCGGCCGGGTCGCTGCTCACGCTGGCCATGGAGCAGGGCAGAACCCAGCTCGCCGCCGAACGCCGCCTCCGCACGGCGGTGCTGGAGCTGCTGCTGGCCGGGGAGGGGGAGCGGGCCCGCGCCGTGCTGGGAGCGCTGGGCGGCCGGCTGCCCGAGCCGCCGCTGGTCGTGCTGGCCGCGGGCGCCGAGGCGCTGGAGGCCCTGGAGGCGCGCGCTTTCGCCGCGCTGCTCAGCACCGGCCCCGGCGTCGCTGACGCCGGCTCCGGCGGCCTCGCCAACCCCGCCGGCTCCGGCGGCCTCGCCGGCCATACGGGCGCCACCGATCCCCGCACCGTCATCGCGATCGTGGCCGAGAGCGTGGCGGAGGAGGTGGCGCTGGGCGCGGAGGCGCCCGTGGGGTGCAGCCAGCCGTGTGACGCCGCCGGTCTCCGCAACGCTCTCGACCAGGCCGGCCGTGCCCTGGAGGCGGCCCGCGGCCGGGACGGGGCGGGGGACGCCGGCCGTGTCGTCAGGTTCGCCGAGCTGGCCGGGCAGGGCCTGCTCGGGCTGCTCGACCCCGCCGCCGCCCAGGCGTTCTCCGCCGCCGTCCTGGCCCCGCTGACCGCGTACGGCTCCCGGGCCGACCTCGTCGAGTCGCTGCGCGCGTACCTGGACAGCAACGGCCACTGGGACGCGGCGGCACAGCGGCTGGGCGTGCACCGCCACACGCTGCGCTACCGGATGAGACGCGTCGCCGAGCTGCTGGGCCGCGACCTCGACGAGCCGGGCACCCGCGCCGAGCTGTGGCTGGCCCTGGAGGCGGCCAGAAGAGGCGCTACTCCGGCTTCTCCACGAGGTAGCAGCAGATGA
- the gabT gene encoding 4-aminobutyrate--2-oxoglutarate transaminase, which translates to MSIPQERRVVTAIPGPKSQELLARKQAAVPPGIGTTLPVFVTRAGGGVVEDADGNSLIDFGSGIAVTNVGNAAPRVVERVQKQVADFTHTCFMVTPYESYVEVCEKLNELTPGDHDKRTFLVNSGAEAVENAVKIARHATGRQGVVVFDHGYHGRTLLTMTLTAKNMPYKQGFGPFAPEVYRVPLAYPFRWPTGPENCAEEAAEQAIDLITKQIGAQNVAAVVIEPIAGEGGFIVPARGFLPRIAEFCRANGIVFVADEVQTGFARTGTLFACEDEGVVPDIITTAKGIAGGLPLAAVTGRADLMDKVHVGGLGGTYGGNPLACEAALGVLETIEADDLVARARRIGEIMLPRLEALKERFDVIGDVRGRGAMIAIELVEPGTKEPNPTAVQEVVKRCHAEGLLVLTAGTYGNVLRFLPPLVIPEHLLEEGLGILEKAIAEL; encoded by the coding sequence ATGAGCATTCCCCAGGAGCGGCGCGTCGTGACCGCGATCCCAGGCCCCAAGTCCCAGGAGTTGCTGGCCCGCAAGCAGGCGGCCGTCCCGCCCGGCATCGGCACCACGCTGCCGGTCTTCGTCACCCGCGCCGGCGGCGGCGTGGTGGAGGACGCCGACGGGAACTCGCTGATCGACTTCGGCTCGGGCATCGCCGTGACGAACGTGGGCAACGCCGCCCCCAGGGTCGTCGAGCGCGTCCAGAAGCAGGTGGCGGACTTCACGCACACCTGTTTCATGGTCACCCCGTACGAGTCGTACGTGGAGGTCTGCGAGAAGCTCAACGAGCTGACGCCCGGCGACCACGACAAGCGCACGTTCCTGGTGAACTCGGGCGCCGAGGCCGTGGAGAACGCCGTCAAGATCGCCCGGCACGCGACCGGCCGCCAGGGCGTGGTGGTGTTCGACCACGGTTACCACGGCCGCACGCTGCTCACGATGACGCTGACGGCCAAGAACATGCCGTACAAGCAGGGGTTCGGCCCGTTCGCGCCGGAGGTGTACCGGGTTCCGCTGGCGTACCCGTTCCGCTGGCCGACCGGCCCGGAGAACTGCGCGGAGGAGGCCGCCGAGCAGGCCATCGACCTGATCACCAAGCAGATCGGCGCGCAGAACGTGGCGGCCGTGGTGATCGAGCCGATCGCGGGCGAGGGCGGGTTCATCGTGCCCGCGAGGGGGTTCCTGCCGCGGATCGCCGAGTTCTGCCGGGCGAACGGGATCGTGTTCGTGGCCGACGAGGTGCAGACGGGCTTCGCGCGGACGGGCACCCTGTTCGCCTGCGAGGACGAGGGCGTCGTGCCGGACATCATCACCACCGCCAAGGGCATCGCGGGCGGCCTGCCGCTGGCGGCTGTGACGGGGCGTGCGGACCTCATGGACAAGGTGCACGTCGGCGGCCTCGGCGGCACGTACGGCGGCAACCCGCTCGCCTGCGAGGCCGCGCTGGGCGTGCTGGAGACGATCGAGGCGGACGACCTGGTCGCCAGGGCCCGCCGCATCGGCGAGATCATGCTCCCCAGGCTGGAGGCGCTCAAGGAGCGCTTCGACGTGATCGGCGACGTGCGCGGACGCGGCGCGATGATCGCGATCGAGCTGGTCGAGCCCGGCACCAAGGAGCCGAACCCGACCGCCGTCCAGGAGGTCGTCAAGCGCTGCCACGCGGAGGGCCTGCTGGTCCTGACGGCCGGCACGTACGGCAACGTGCTGCGCTTCCTGCCCCCGCTGGTGATCCCCGAGCACCTGCTGGAGGAGGGGCTGGGCATCCTGGAGAAGGCGATCGCCGAGCTCTGA
- a CDS encoding aldehyde dehydrogenase family protein: protein MDVRTFWLAGRAATGDTELTVTNPHDGREVGRHSVPTDAQVEEAVAAASAVAAQAAALPVHVRAEALAHVSRRIAERADEIAHLITAENGKPVMWARGEVGRAVATFRFAAEEARRWSGGVQRLDTEPAAAGRLAYVSRVPKGPVLAITPFNFPLNLVAHKVAPAIAVGAPVIVKPAPATPLSSLLLGEILAETDLPEGMFSVLPIENDRASALVQDPRLPVVSFTGSAPVGYAIADQVPRKHVTLELGGNAAAVVLADADLDWAARRIALFSNYQAGQSCIAVQRVIVERPVYDAFAERLLPAVAALVTGDPADEKTQVGPLVSEAAAERVEQWVGEAVAAGAKVLAGGTRQGATIAPTVLADVPHDAKVAREEVFGPVMILQAAESIDEAYAMVNDSKYGLQAGVFTRSLDAAFRANRELEVGGVIIGDVPSYRADQMPYGGVKDSGIGREGLHSAMEDYTYEKVMVLTGLTL from the coding sequence ATGGACGTGCGTACCTTCTGGCTGGCCGGCCGCGCCGCGACCGGGGACACCGAGCTCACTGTCACCAACCCCCACGACGGCCGCGAGGTCGGCAGGCACTCCGTGCCGACCGACGCCCAGGTCGAGGAGGCCGTCGCGGCCGCCTCCGCGGTGGCCGCGCAGGCCGCCGCGCTGCCCGTCCACGTACGGGCCGAGGCCCTGGCCCACGTGTCGCGCCGGATCGCCGAGCGGGCCGACGAGATCGCCCACCTGATCACCGCCGAGAACGGCAAGCCCGTCATGTGGGCCCGCGGCGAGGTCGGGCGCGCGGTGGCCACGTTCCGCTTCGCCGCCGAGGAGGCCCGCCGCTGGTCCGGCGGCGTGCAGCGGCTCGACACCGAGCCCGCCGCGGCCGGGCGCCTGGCGTACGTCTCCCGCGTGCCCAAGGGCCCCGTCCTGGCGATCACCCCGTTCAACTTCCCGCTGAACCTGGTCGCTCACAAGGTCGCCCCCGCCATCGCCGTCGGCGCACCCGTCATCGTCAAGCCCGCGCCCGCCACGCCGCTGTCCTCGCTGCTGCTCGGCGAGATCCTGGCCGAGACGGACCTGCCCGAAGGCATGTTCTCGGTGCTGCCGATCGAGAACGACCGGGCCTCCGCGCTGGTCCAGGACCCGAGACTGCCCGTGGTGTCGTTCACCGGCTCCGCGCCCGTCGGCTACGCCATCGCCGACCAGGTGCCGCGCAAGCACGTGACGCTGGAGCTGGGCGGCAACGCGGCCGCCGTCGTGCTGGCCGACGCCGACCTCGACTGGGCGGCCCGGCGCATCGCCCTCTTCTCCAACTACCAGGCCGGGCAGAGCTGCATCGCCGTCCAGCGGGTGATCGTCGAGCGGCCCGTCTACGACGCGTTCGCGGAGCGCCTGCTGCCCGCCGTGGCCGCCCTCGTCACCGGCGACCCCGCCGACGAGAAGACCCAGGTGGGCCCCCTGGTCTCGGAGGCCGCCGCCGAGCGGGTCGAGCAGTGGGTCGGCGAAGCCGTCGCCGCCGGGGCGAAGGTGCTGGCGGGCGGCACCAGGCAGGGCGCCACCATCGCCCCGACGGTGCTGGCCGACGTCCCGCACGACGCCAAGGTGGCGCGCGAGGAGGTCTTCGGGCCCGTCATGATCCTCCAGGCCGCGGAGTCGATCGACGAGGCGTACGCCATGGTCAACGACTCGAAGTACGGACTGCAGGCCGGGGTGTTCACCCGCTCGCTGGACGCCGCCTTCCGGGCGAACCGGGAGCTGGAGGTGGGCGGTGTGATCATCGGCGACGTGCCCTCGTACCGGGCCGACCAGATGCCGTACGGCGGGGTCAAGGACTCGGGGATCGGCCGCGAGGGGCTGCACTCGGCGATGGAGGACTACACCTACGAGAAGGTCATGGTGCTGACCGGGCTGACGCTCTGA
- a CDS encoding trypsin-like serine peptidase: protein MTLSTPLLAAAPLLAGLIGPALLGAAPARQQADPSAVVPAHTVKRSDIVEHVAARSAADHRRVLDYWTPERMAKALPIGLLDIVTDVTGGGDLLSGVTGGAGVRTTPEVTGRKADLALPRKLMGSHHLAAARPDTSTIGSRWITGGQVARTTGRVFLTVAGADFVCSASTVNSANKDVVVTAGHCVKDGAGEWAANWTFVPGYGTNGLRPYGQYTARRMFVAGPWSRSGDDNYDVGMVALATSHGRHVADVVGTQKIAFNGGRGGQAFGFGYPADPPYDGDHLVYCAGRLKNDPYGQTRDQGLGCDMTAGASGGPWMTGFDTASGKGTITSLSSFKYSDDQRTMYGPYFGDAVKALFDTAQHA, encoded by the coding sequence ATGACCTTGAGCACCCCCCTGCTTGCGGCGGCCCCGCTCCTCGCGGGGCTGATCGGCCCCGCGCTCCTCGGCGCGGCACCCGCCCGCCAGCAGGCCGACCCATCGGCCGTCGTGCCCGCGCACACGGTCAAGCGGAGCGACATCGTCGAGCACGTCGCCGCCCGCAGCGCCGCGGACCACCGGCGCGTGCTCGACTACTGGACACCCGAGCGCATGGCCAAGGCCCTGCCCATCGGCCTGCTCGACATCGTGACGGACGTGACCGGCGGCGGCGACCTGCTGAGCGGCGTCACGGGCGGCGCGGGCGTGCGCACCACCCCGGAGGTAACGGGCAGGAAGGCCGACCTGGCGCTGCCGCGCAAGCTCATGGGCTCGCACCACCTGGCCGCGGCCAGGCCCGACACCAGCACGATCGGCTCCCGCTGGATCACCGGCGGCCAGGTGGCCAGGACCACGGGCCGGGTGTTCCTGACCGTGGCGGGGGCCGACTTCGTCTGCTCGGCGAGCACCGTGAACAGCGCCAACAAGGACGTCGTGGTCACCGCCGGCCACTGCGTCAAGGACGGCGCCGGCGAGTGGGCGGCGAACTGGACGTTCGTCCCCGGGTACGGCACGAACGGCCTGCGCCCGTACGGCCAGTACACCGCCCGCCGCATGTTCGTCGCCGGCCCCTGGTCGCGCAGCGGCGACGACAACTACGACGTCGGCATGGTGGCCCTGGCCACCTCGCACGGCAGGCACGTGGCCGACGTGGTGGGCACGCAGAAGATCGCGTTCAACGGAGGGCGGGGCGGGCAGGCGTTCGGCTTCGGCTACCCGGCCGACCCGCCGTACGACGGGGACCATCTGGTCTACTGCGCGGGCCGGTTGAAGAACGACCCGTACGGCCAGACCCGCGACCAGGGCCTTGGCTGCGACATGACGGCGGGCGCGAGCGGCGGGCCGTGGATGACCGGGTTCGACACGGCCAGCGGCAAGGGCACGATCACGTCGCTGAGCAGCTTCAAGTACAGCGACGACCAGCGCACGATGTACGGCCCCTACTTCGGCGACGCCGTCAAGGCGCTCTTCGACACCGCCCAGCACGCCTGA